The sequence below is a genomic window from Uranotaenia lowii strain MFRU-FL chromosome 2, ASM2978415v1, whole genome shotgun sequence.
CGGGAGTATATTGACTTTCCGTGGTTGCCAATTTAATCGGGCTCACACTGGGGTTGAAAACTAAACTCTTAACCAGCTTAAGGATTGCTGAATCGTAGTCGAACACATCTTCGTCGTAGTACGGATGCACCTGGTACGAAGCTACTTTTACCAATTGACCACCGTATCCGGAATTTTCCGTCCCAGCTCGAATGTAGAATTGTCCTCCACTGGAATGAagatttatgtttaattttgccTTCACAATTTCCGATTTTGATTCCTACTTATTGACACAATGTGCGGCCGTTAGGATGATCTGTGTGCTCAGAATGGAGCCTCCACATGTTAACCGCAACAGAGCCCGGTACTTGATGAGAACAGCCACCTGGTAGGGAACTTCGCCGATGGTCACCGGATGTCCTCCAATGATTCGTGGTTGACTAGCAGTTGTCAGTGGTGGACTGACCTCGGTCGACGCTCCCTCATAGCTGACATTGACATCTGCAAGACTGAAGCCAGCGAAAGCAACCAGAAGCAAACCTATGGTAGagagcattttgaacaaaatgcgCACCTTCAG
It includes:
- the LOC129743180 gene encoding trypsin 3A1-like, which encodes MLSTIGLLLVAFAGFSLADVNVSYEGASTEVSPPLTTASQPRIIGGHPVTIGEVPYQVAVLIKYRALLRLTCGGSILSTQIILTAAHCVNNGGQFYIRAGTENSGYGGQLVKVASYQVHPYYDEDVFDYDSAILKLVKSLVFNPSVSPIKLATTESQYTPGILGKISGWGSTEKEGPLSKKLQLVEVPIVEQPTCEVLYEWINPVSKQMFCAGFVGEGGRDSCQGDSGGPFVVAGALVGIVSWGNECADPIFPGVYAKVLPMREWIDGFL